The nucleotide window AACAGTCGTGCTTAAACCCGGCTACCAACAGCGTATCTTCTGGTTTTCAGAGCTGGGCAGCCtgtgtagcttgctagctagtgttttgtttacaaaagattATTTTCGTTAGCTAGTTGCCGAAACGACATCGGTCAACcgagagaaaaaacaagaaacaaaaaaaaaacaattcccaAGCAGCTCACTACTCCCTGTGGAGTGCACGATGTCACGAAAAAACGGCTTCTATACTCACCTAGTGCACTAGAGAGTACTGGAGTGCGGTTTAGGATTGTACAACACACAATcaattactacaataataacaataataatgtcaagtgtgtaatctttctaagaaaacggtgcataaatgtttatttacaaaggTCACATGGCCCCTATGCACTTCAAATTTCGTGAAAAGGAGTCAGAGGCTGTGTATGAGCCTACTTTGAGTCACTGTAAGTTCATCTTAAGCCTAGgtcactgaattttattaattcattcagctatttatttatttattttaagatttcGCCATAAGACCAAGCTATTTCAGAAGTGATTTTAGCTCCTAATTATAGTTTAgcttactttttaattataaggtcaagcaggtctggagctaggCTGTAGGTTTCGAAGCTAAATCATGATGAGTTAAAGTATTCAGAGTGAAGGTTATGCATGATCCAAAGTGTGctgcgttattattattactattattagtttattcctTTTTAGAACACTTGGAGTCTGGATGCCATTGTGtggccagactgtgaaactACAAGCAGTAGAAGGAAGACATGCTGCAAATGCATTGAGAAGTGATGCTATTATTGCTTGACTTTGACTATTGattgtcccccccccccatgtacaCCACATGTTAATGAAATCCACATGAAATCCAAAAAGAGCACTTTTTTGAATTTTGAACATGAGTACATCCAGAGGGTAcggaattaatatttaattccgaattaatattaatatactgtattttgtatggctACCCACTCAGTGGCTTTATGTGCAATCTTTGAGTGGTCTAGGCATGTTTGAGACgctgtacagcaaaacaagcgTTCTGCTCACGTACAGAGTATGAGGCGGAGCTAATGTACTGTGACGTCGCTCGGTTCCCTTGCTTTCATTTAGGTCCTATAGAGGAGTATAACATGCGTGTCTCTGGCTCCCCAGCTTCATAGATTCTCTTCTCGTCGACTGGGAAAAGAAGCAGCGAGGATGTCAGGCAGAGGCAAGGGCGGGAAAGGCCTTGGGAAAGGAGGCGCCAAGCGTCATCGTAAAGTGCTTCGcgataacatccagggtatcacaAAGCCGGCTATTCGCCGTCTGGCTCGTCGTGGTGGCGTCAAGCGTATCTCCGGTCTGATCTACGAAGAGACCCGCGGTGTGCTCAAAGTGTTCCTGGAAAACGTGATCAGGgacgcagtcacgtacactgagcatgccaaaagaaagaccgtcaccgctatggatgtggtgtacgccctgaagcgccagggacgcactctgtacggattcggaggttaaacgctcggcctgaacagctctaaacacaacggctcttttaagagccacccacaaatccagcaaaagaGCCTGTTTCTATTCTTAGTTTgttatcaaataaggcagtcgATCTCCCGCATactctgtattaaaatgtaatataccggaagaatacatgtgtatatatacatataatagatatgtctgtatatatgtattgttttccattttgcCCCCCGTGTGCGTTGGTTAAATCCGAACTATATGTCTTAATAAATCCTGATAGAAAAAAAatcgccgtcaacgccgctgtgccgaaaaacagaaaaacagccctgtaGATTAAGAATGCGCGGGAAGAATGTTGCAAGaatcatatttgtttgtttgtttcaatatAGTCAATGATGGTGGTTATGAATCTCCCGGTTAAGAagctaattttatatatatgaagaatACATATAGTTTTCAATTTCCCCCGTATGCGTTGATTAAACGTTTGAATAAATTCAGAATATCGCCGTCAACGCCGATGTGGCGAAAAATAATGTGCCGTCTGCACGGTGGGTAAAAATGCGCGGGTAGGCGAACAAAGAGAATGCTGCTCAGGGGAGGGGGAAGGGAAGAGGAGaatagggaggggaggggagggaggggaggggaggggaatgaagggtggggggttggCAAGAAGAGAGCGGACAATTTGTTGTCCAATGGTCGTTTGACGGCATTCTGGAGGCGGTACCTCGTCTAATTAAAATGCTAGAGTCTAAATAATGTGGGAGCTTATCGCCTCCCCCtcattcttcagtcttactcgacgaggagcagtatgcctgagccagctaagtccgcgcccaagaagggatccaagaaagccgtgaccaagacggccgggaaaggaggcaagaagcgcagaaagtccaggaaggagagctatgccatctacgtgtacaaggtgctgaagcaggtccaCCCTGACACTGGAATCTCCTCTAAAGCGATGGGCATCATGAACTCGTTCGTGAACGACATCTTCGAGCGCATCGCCGGTGAGTCTTCTCGTTTGGCTCACTACAACAAACGTTCTACTATCACCTCTAGGGAGATCCAGACCGCTGTGCGTCTGCTCCTTCCCGGTGAGTTGGCTAAGCACGCCGTGTCAGAGGGCACAAAGGCCGTCACCAAGTACACGAGCTCCAAGTAAATAGTGATAGCGGCATAATccaaacccaacggctcttttaagagccacccacggtTTCTTCCAAAGAGCAGTTTTATTCAAGAACCAAGTAAGttataatactaattattattattattattattattattattatttgagagTGCCTTTATTGTTACATACTTAttgatgtatgtaaatcaacttacttaattgtttgtttgcatttaattggtatagtgtacTAGGATTCAGGGACAGAGCAGCAAACTAAAATACTGTGCCATACTAACTGTATGGAGTGGGCTTGTAGTGCTAAGTGGGATAAATGAAGCTGCACATCACCTGTGAAAGACCAGTCCAGAGGAGATCAGCCTTACAGGTGGGGAAGAGTGAGGCAGGAAACCATACTAGGGTTGACTTAAACCCTAGAATTACACACCCgatctttgtaatgaaagctgTCTAGTATATATAACCAGGCATACGGTTAGGCTCCCCACAAGCCTTTTTTGTTGGGTCACAGAAGGGTGAAGTTAGTTAAAGCCTTAGGTTTATGGTGGGATTTGAGTGAGCAAAAGTAGGTTCAGAGCAaggcttttgatgtagagggtcgaagtaaggcaaaaggacgagggtagaataattaaattgaggtagcgtaagtaaaaaagtatggtggtgaaagtgtgtttagtgcagatgtgatctaggaagagtgagtaacagtggctttgtaaggaggcctcaggtttatgatgaaggtggattgagttaaagtgaccgtgagcttaggcctttgccttaggatacaaaggaaggttcagtgaAAGtcagtttcaacataagccatcagcctgatgttttggatacacatggatacacatggcctcggcctactgaggactgcacatctaagtagaatggtcatgactgcatggaatgggttaaatgaaagcaaaagtttggtgtgttgcttattgagatagagggaaggatggggttaatttgttttaggacaagaatgaaattgcagttgtttcatgtgaggggttcgaatgaggatggagtgattttgtataatggttggatgaaggatggggttatttcattttagggttggagagagaaggtggtggggtttgtattagagtatgaatgaaaatgggttattttattttggggttagaaggcggatggggttattttgtttcattgttagaatgatgttaaggttatgttgtactaggttaagagggaggacagagttattttgtattaggactatttggttgggtcacaaaaagatgaatttggttgaagccttaggttaatgttgagattcgagcgagcaagaataggttcagagctagacttttgatgtagagggttgaagcaaggcaaaaggacaagggtagagtaaataaaatagtatggcggtcaaaggcctcaggtttatgatgaaggtggattgagttaaagtgaccgtgagcttaggcctttgccttaggatacaaaggaagattcagtaaaagtaaaacagtttcaacataagccatcagcctgatgttttggatacacatgcccttggcctactgaggaatgcacatctaagtagaatggtcatgactgcatggaatgggttaaatgaaagcaaaagtttggtgtgttgcttattgagatagagggagggatggggttaatttgttttaggacaagaatgagattgcagttgtttcatgtgaggggttcgaatgaggatggagttattttgtataatggttggaagaaggatggggttatttcatttagggttggagagagaaaatggttattttctattagggttaaaatgagaatggggttttagggtttaaatgagcttgggtttattttgtattggggatagagtgaaggtgcagttattttgtattagggttTGAAAAAGGGCATGATTATTTCATGTGATTTTTAGAATaaggtttgtcttttttttaagattttgttTTTGCGTTTtagggtgggggggtggatgcagttattttgtgttagggttagtatgagaTTTTTGGCTATGGTATATTGGGTGTGTTGAGGTGATGAAGGAAATGAAGGTGCGAGTGCGTATTAGGGGACCTATGGAGAGCCGTTCCGTTCATACTGCGCACACACggcaacactgtgctttacacactCCTCAAGGTCGCCCCGCACGACGAGCAAAACAACGCACCCACGTCTCGGATGCCCAGCACGCTCTCGCCGAGGCTCTCCTCCAACGCACCGGATAACACTCGCCCAGTTCGTGGCACCTTTTGTCGCCGTTTTCCACAGATTAGCACGCCAAATGCGCCGCCGCCCGTTCGGTACGCCGGTAGCGTGGCACGCTTCGGTGAGCGCCGTATTAAACGCGGCGTCGTTACGCTGCCCTTCCCGTCTTCTCAACACACGGTGGAGCCTCTCGGAGACGAGAGAGCATTTCTACGCTCGCCAAGTTGAGCTTTCGCCCATATTTCGCTCGACAAAcgccgagagaaaacacaagtgcgaGACTGTCGCTGCCACACGGCTTTGCGGCATCGAGCGACTTGAGTCTACAACGTTCTCATGTGGCTTTTAAGGGCCGGCCCCCTCGCTGCAGCGGGAGGTTCTATAGaacgctgcagcagtttgtgctcactcgcgctctcagcaaagcagaacaatggcagaagtcgctccagccccagccgcctcggcgcccgccaaggcccccaagaagaaggccgccgcccgccccaagaaagccggccccagcgtgggcgagctcatcgtcaaggccgtctcggcttccaaggagaggagcggcgtgtctctcgccgccctgaagaaagccctggctgccggcggctacgacgtcgagaagaacaactcacgcgttaagctcgccgtcaagagcctcgtcaccaagggcactctggtgcagaccaaaggcaccggcgcgtcgggctctttcaagcttaacaagaagcaggccgaggcaaagaagaagccggccgccaagaaaccggcacctaaagctaagaagccggccgccaagaaaccagccgcggccaagaagcccaagaaggtagcagccaagaaacccactgcggctaagaaatcccccaagaaggccaagaagcccgtcgcggccgctaagaaggcagcgaagagccccaagaaggccaagaagccggcGGCTCCCAAAAAGGCGACCAAGAGCCCAAAGAAAGCCAAAACGGTCAAGCCTAAAGCAGCTAAGCCCAAAGCGGCGAAGGCGAAAAAGGCTGCCCCTAAGAAGAAGTAAAGTAAACAGTTACGCCGTTTACCTTCATGACTTATTTCTCTcttcaacggctcttttaagagccacccacagtttcataGAAAGCAGCTTTCCCCCCCTTGTTACTGCACAATGAaatgattgttaaaaaaaaaaaaaaacaacaacaacaacacaaaaatatcTCTCATTAGTTACCCCaaacaataattatatatgataAATATTCTTTG belongs to Salminus brasiliensis chromosome 24, fSalBra1.hap2, whole genome shotgun sequence and includes:
- the LOC140546998 gene encoding histone H4 encodes the protein MSGRGKGGKGLGKGGAKRHRKVLRDNIQGITKPAIRRLARRGGVKRISGLIYEETRGVLKVFLENVIRDAVTYTEHAKRKTVTAMDVVYALKRQGRTLYGFGG
- the LOC140546735 gene encoding histone H2B; translated protein: MPEPAKSAPKKGSKKAVTKTAGKGGKKRRKSRKESYAIYVYKVLKQVHPDTGISSKAMGIMNSFVNDIFERIAGESSRLAHYNKRSTITSREIQTAVRLLLPGELAKHAVSEGTKAVTKYTSSK
- the LOC140546974 gene encoding histone H1-like — its product is MAEVAPAPAASAPAKAPKKKAAARPKKAGPSVGELIVKAVSASKERSGVSLAALKKALAAGGYDVEKNNSRVKLAVKSLVTKGTLVQTKGTGASGSFKLNKKQAEAKKKPAAKKPAPKAKKPAAKKPAAAKKPKKVAAKKPTAAKKSPKKAKKPVAAAKKAAKSPKKAKKPAAPKKATKSPKKAKTVKPKAAKPKAAKAKKAAPKKK